One segment of Brassica napus cultivar Da-Ae chromosome C3, Da-Ae, whole genome shotgun sequence DNA contains the following:
- the LOC106384377 gene encoding uncharacterized protein LOC106384377: MEEEDLSFPPLRIPDRIFAVDHEPVGVRVTPYHKPYAIRKILNALDPEEVDTIRGSSFGKLIEIGEKPSFSGRFGRFIISRQLLVSSKHEAWFIFAGKPVRFSLREVAYVTGLNCRKLPKHTKKRAKKIISEKPYWGELFGTLKEVPVTSVVRMLKKRTVKDSCIRVKYALLALLAAVILPTTHTPRISQDHAELIKDIDDFFAYPWGRVSFDMLMSSIKERKEVSLSQNTIALKGFVLSLQLVMVEAIPALTEVVNDGSSSGSESDGCEEYDLVDEDKNGKQSLSPGHARVIDAAGEVAVHSIIVEYKEHFKASPDLGWSDDVEDPIVDNLMSLLEQQFPFNKSSFSGGVTKLEVNRMREDAKTEAINRKTVKPKQTKQTTTSEVIDVESVASMVRDKVREDLSRIERQLSTLSESFITFQTNVLESIQQLVRKLEVSSGQIPVSSSAQTENVSNVARDGQHREIMRTSPHCGLNGGQGIQPVIHTGNQTQCDSHEEMITDHPPVAILFSNQVASNTSASLVVDNPPPPYSLGREGKVADHGQSSADMNLDPELLFTKPTFSLGLTQEERPHLKETVTEGVSMCENDVDHSQSSLDTNLDHELPFPKPTFSLGLTQEERPHQKEAAIEGDTTCANAAGKEICEQDDQLGACRKSKRLKALPKSLVGQYECDMHLLNRARVAFVDPDNTGGNIDYAAKFSSLLDKLKTPFTIHIGQSTLESNDLNELVQRSSPLPRKFTVYAKLTPKPVQPICVHGHSVCFPALVMSPFLELDMRHRRFNRNETALVQIMGIDRELAVMK; this comes from the exons atggaagaagaagatctcTCATTTCCACCTCTACGCATTCCAGACAGGATTTTCGCGGTGGACCATGAACCAGTCGGCGTTAGAGTAACGCCATACCACAAACCCTATGCCATTAGGAAAATACTCAACGCTCTCGATCCTGAAGAAGTAGACACCATCAGGGGCTCATCGTTCGGGAAGCTTATTGAGATTGGGGAGAAGCCTTCTTTCTCCGGACGTTTTGGCCGTTTCATAATCTCCAGGCAGCTATTAGTCTCAAGCAAACACGAAGCTTGGTTCATCTTCGCAGGCAAACCTGTACGTTTTTCTCTTCGAGAGGTCGCCTATGTAACTGGGCTAAACTGTCGCAAGCTTcccaaacacacaaaaaaaagagcCAAGAAAATTATCTCGGAAAAACCATACTGGGGGGAGCTTTTTGGGACACTGAAGGAGGTCCCCGTCACTTCTGTTGTAAGAATGCTAAAGAAAAGAACCGTCAAAGATAGCTGCATTCGTGTGAAATACGCTCTATTAGCTTTACTAGCTGCTGTTATTCTACCAACCACACACACACCACGTATCTCACAAGATCACGCAGAGCTTATCAAAGACATAGATGATTTCTTTGCATACCCATGGGGCAGAGTATCCTTTGACATGCTCATGAGTAGTATTAAAGAGAGGAAGGAGGTTTCACTGTCGCAAAACACCATTGCTCTGAAAGGATTTGTGCTTTCACTACAGCTTGTAATGGTCGAAGCCATCCCCGCTCTAACAGAGGTTGTCAACGATGGATCCTCATCTGGCTCAGAAAGTGACGGCTGTGAGGAATATGATCTAGTAGATGAAGATAAGAATGGGAAGCAGAGCCTCAGCCCGGGTCATGCTCGCGTCATCGACGCAGCTGGAGAG GTCGCAGTTCATTCTATAATAGTAGAATACAAAGAACACTTCAAAGCGTCACCTGATCTTGGCTGGTCGGACGACGTGGAGGATCCTATCGTGGACAATTTGATGAGTCTACTCGAGCAGCAATTTCCCTTCAACAAGTCAAGCTTTAGCGGCGGCGTAACTAAGCTAGAGGTCAATAGGATGCGCGAAGATGCAAAAACAGAGGCAATTAACCGGAAAACAGTGAAGCCAAAGCAGACAAAACAGACAACAACCTCAGAGGTCATAGATGTTGAATCAGTTGCATCGATGGTCAGAGACAAAGTTAGAGAAGATCTTTCCCGGATTGAGAGGCAATTAAGCACGCTTTCTGAATCTTTCATCACCTTCCAAACCAATGTCCTAGAAAGCATCCAACAATTGGTTCGTAAATTGGAGGTTTCTTCTGGCCAGATACCAGTTAGCTCTTCAGCGCAGACTGAAAATGTTTCCAATGTCGCTAGAGATGGCCAACATCGAGAGATCATGCGCACTTCACCACACTGT GGCCTGAACGGAGGACAAGGGATTCAGCCAGTGATACACACTGGAAATCAGACACAGTGCGACAGCCATGAAGAGATGATAACTGACCATCCCCCCGTTGCAATCCTATTCTCAAATCAA GTTGCCAGTAACACATCCGCATCGTTGGTCGTTGACAATCCCCCACCGCCATATTCCCTTGGCCGTGAAGGAAAAGTTGCTGATCATGGGCAAAGTTCAGCAGATATG AACCTTGACCCTGAGTTACTATTCACAAAACCAACCTTCTCCCTAGGTCTAACTCAGGAGGAACGTCCACACCTGAAAGAGACTGTCACTGAAGGGGTTAGCATGTGTGAAAATGATGTTGATCATAGTCAAAGCTCACTAGATACG aATCTTGACCATGAGTTACCATTCCCAAAACCAACCTTCTCCCTAGGGCTAACTCAGGAGGAACGCCCGCACCAGAAGGAGGCTGCCATTGAAGGTGATACTACGTGCGCAAATGCTGCTGGCAAAGAAATTTGCGAACAGGATGATCAGCTGGGTGCCTGCCGGAAAAGTAAGAGACTTAAGGCCCTACCCAAGTCTCTGGTGGGACAGTATGAATGCGACATGCATCTCCTCAATCGGGCCCGAGTAGCATTTGTAGATCCCGACAACACAGGCGGGAACATTGATTACGCTGCTAAGTTCTCTTCCCTCCTCGATAAACTGAAGACACCATT TACAATACACATTGGCCAATCAACGCTAGAGAGCAATGACCTAAATGAGCTTGTTCAAAGATCCTCTCCCTTGCCACGAAAG TTCACAGTTTACGCTAAACTCACCCCCAAACCAGTCCAACCAATCTGTGTTCATGGACACTCAGTTTGTTTCCCAGCTcttgtcatgtccccgttcCTTGAACTTGACATGAGACATAGACGTTTCAACAGAAACGAGACTGCTTTGGTTCAGATCATGGGAATTGATCGTGAACTAGCTGTAATGAAGTga